TCACCCAGGACCTCGACTACGCCAAGTCAGTCCTGCAAATGATCCTGGACATGCGACTCGACATCTCCCTGGCTCTGCCCAACGGCATCCGCATGGACAGGGTCGACGACGAGCTCCTCGAAATGATGAGAGCCGCCGGAGTCTACGTCGTCTCGGTGGCCGTCGAGAGCGGCAATGACCAGGTCCTGAAGGCCATGAACAAGAAAACCACCGTCCACAGGATGCGTGAGAACGTGGCCCGCATCCGCCGTCACGGCCTCGACGTGGCCGCGTTCTTCATCCTCGGATTCCCCGGCGAGACCCGCGAGACAATCCGCGATACGATCAGGCTCTCACGTGAACTGGACCTGGTCCGGGCCAATTTCTTCACCTACCTGCCCCTGCCGGGAACAGCCAGCTACAACCAGCTCGTGGAGTCGGGCGAAATCGAGAAAGTCGACTGGAACGACTTCAAGTTCATGAGCGCAGCCTACGTGCCCAAGGGAATGACTCGAGATGAACTCCTGAGCCTCAAACGCCGGGCGTTCTTTAGCTTCTACCTGCGGCCATGGATCTTCACCCGCAACCTCCTGGCCATCCGGTCCTACCGCCATCTCCGCTTCCTGCTCCAGCGGTTCTACCACTGGGTGGTAATGAAACCGGCCGACCGCAGGGAACACACCCCCAGACGTCCGCTCCGGGCAATCGCCGCCCGGCTGCGGAGCCTCTTCAGCGCCGTCAAGCCCGCTCCCACACCTCACCCCGATCCCACGTGAGCCGCCCCCCACCAACCAGCCTGCCGCCTACCCTTGCCCCCGCCGGTCGGGTGGCAGCATCCCGCCGGTCACTCGCACGTTGGCCGCGGAGCATCCCCTCGGGCCAGAACCGTCGCCACGCACCGCAGAGCCCGCGCCACTGCCCCACTTTTTCGCTCCTCAGCCCCCCCTTCCCGCCACCTCAGGACTGCGCGGCAAACAGCCGGGCAGCCGCATCGCTTTGATCGCCAGAAACACCGGGATCTCCTCACCCGCACGCTTGAGACCCTTGGCACGAGGCCCCGGCGGCGGCTCCCGATGGGTCAACGGCTCTTCACCCGCCACCACCGCCAGGCCCGCACGCCCCAACGCGTTCAAGTAGTCCGCCAGGGGCCGATGATGAAACACCGTGTGCTGACCCGGCTCGCGGCCCGGATGCGTCGCGATCGGCACCCTCATCGGCGAGGCGTAACGCTCAATCCGCCGGTACTGGGCCTTCTTCTGATCGTCCCAGCCCCACGACGACTGCCGCGGAACGCGGAAGCACGGGTGCATCATGACAATGACCGCACGACCACCCTCCTTCAGCGATCGGGCCATGCTCTCAAACAGATCGTCCACCCCCTCCACATCCTGCACCGCCATCACACAGGCCGCCGCGTCATAGCTCCCATCAGCCAAGTCATCCAGCCGCCGAGCATCCCGAACCACATACCTCACCCGCCGATCCGCCGGCCCGCGCTTCTTGGCGGCCGCGATCAGCTCAGGACTCGCGTCCACGCCCAGCACCGACGCCGCCCCACGCTCGAGAAGAATCCGCGTCAACACCCCCTGGCCACAACAGAGATCCAGATACCGCTCGTCCCGACGTGGATCAAGCAGACGAAGCACAACCGGGAGGATCACCTTCTGGTGATAGTCCGATCCCTCGTCGCCAACCAGCCGATCGTACCACGCGGCCACATGATCCCAGCTGCCGGCTTCGGGCCGGGACCCCCTCCCGAAATCCCGCCCAGGACGGACCCCGGATGGCCGCTCCCCAGGTCGCTGGCCCGACCACCTTCCCCTGCGAGGCAAGGTAGACCGGCGAATCGGTCGCTTCATCACCGTGCGGCTCCATATGCCTTCATCGTTGACCGCCCAACGCCGCCAGATCCTCAATGTCGAACTGGCCCAACAACCCGAAACAGAACTGCTCGGGACAATCCTGCATCGACCAGTTCTTCTCGATGACCTGCTTCAGGCTCACCAGCGGGCCAATCAGGCTTGTCTTCGCGATCGCCTCCGGATCGGCGGCCGCTGCGGCCAAGGCTATCGTGCTCGTACGCGGGCCCTGGGCCACAATCTGCACCTCCTTCGCCCCACCCACCGACCGCACCCACTTCGCGACGGCCACCAACTGACCGGCCTGAACACCCAGCGCCCGCTCGCCAACGCCCCCCATCAGCAGAACGTACAGTGCCGCATGGTGAGCCATCGCAGACTCGCCCAAGTAGAACGGGTCGACCGCGAGAACCCGATGCCCGCCGGCCAGCAGCTCGTCCGCCTTGCCGGCCGCCGCCTTCCGACCCTTGTCGGCAATCAGCACCGCCACCCGGTCACCCTTGCCCTTCGACAGCTCGACCGCCGGTACCGTCCACTCCTTGCCGATCCTCAACCGCCAGAACGTCGCCTCAATCCCCCCCTTTTGCCTCTCGCCGGCCTTCTCGGCCCTCAGCCCGTATTCTCGGAAACGGATCGTGTCCCGCAGCAAACTGCGCCGCTCCTTCTGCCACCGCC
The window above is part of the Phycisphaerae bacterium genome. Proteins encoded here:
- a CDS encoding radical SAM protein, producing the protein MRVLLIKPNNLSDHIQPSLGLGYLAQQIRRNHDVTLFDCIKNHTSPDEISGVLEALQPHVVGIQSYTFDLPNVKRMLRVIKRCDSAITTVVGGAHVSADPLGACRAFGDDLDYGFNGEGEIGFGPFLHALEKGRREYSGIPGVIWRHGDQRIVNPPQLAEDLDHLGLPALDLLRPDTYPESQHGAFYNQFPISPILTTRGCPHACTFCSAPILSGRRLRHHSVGYLQQMVRLLYSVYGIREFHIVDDNFTQDLDYAKSVLQMILDMRLDISLALPNGIRMDRVDDELLEMMRAAGVYVVSVAVESGNDQVLKAMNKKTTVHRMRENVARIRRHGLDVAAFFILGFPGETRETIRDTIRLSRELDLVRANFFTYLPLPGTASYNQLVESGEIEKVDWNDFKFMSAAYVPKGMTRDELLSLKRRAFFSFYLRPWIFTRNLLAIRSYRHLRFLLQRFYHWVVMKPADRREHTPRRPLRAIAARLRSLFSAVKPAPTPHPDPT
- a CDS encoding class I SAM-dependent methyltransferase — its product is MAAWYDRLVGDEGSDYHQKVILPVVLRLLDPRRDERYLDLCCGQGVLTRILLERGAASVLGVDASPELIAAAKKRGPADRRVRYVVRDARRLDDLADGSYDAAACVMAVQDVEGVDDLFESMARSLKEGGRAVIVMMHPCFRVPRQSSWGWDDQKKAQYRRIERYASPMRVPIATHPGREPGQHTVFHHRPLADYLNALGRAGLAVVAGEEPLTHREPPPGPRAKGLKRAGEEIPVFLAIKAMRLPGCLPRSPEVAGRGG